A region from the Ichthyobacterium seriolicida genome encodes:
- a CDS encoding tail fiber domain-containing protein yields MKKIGLLFIMFSTYAFPQVFPDKLSYQALIRDDQSNVLRDSFINIRIILFINDASLGEKTVYSETHRVRTNSDGIASLKIGDGDKPNVYKTLKLTDLDWEIPHMIKTELDLNNNGQYDIKRKGKLLSVPYAIYANTARKIIVVNNLSSHSSAVPLSANQGRILSERIQTKIHKNTIVDNLNSNDTKKVLSAAQGKVLKSELGTKLNISDIADNLTTNDATKALSAAQGKVLKLELGTKLNISDIADNLTTNDATKALSAAQGKVLKLELGTKLNISDIADNLTTNDATKALSAAQGKVLKLELGTKLNISDITDNLTTNDATKALSSNQGRILFGMIQTKIDRSKIINNLNSTNATEVLSAAQGKVLKTEIGTKLNISDIADNLTTNDATKALSAAQGKVLKTELGTKLNISDIVDDLVTNDPAKALSAAQGKKLNEKINKNNTLIKDPRGNLITKWSGNGSNGTSGGIGIENTFLGIRSGNAITTGGFNTAFGSESLKDNTIGTRNTSIGHASLHKSIDGEKNVAIGSYTLYNMITGNKNIAIGNEAGYYIANGSTFLSRSDNSIFIGDNVKALADNSLNEIVIGNDAIGKGNNTVIIGKEGSITSTHLGGILHSAGFNKRSKMMSGFTYNVGDVVLYDGVFYKRTGSAITIPSTTTNPSSDSNWKDISSDKLLKVGTDNLITKWSGKGSNGTNGGTPGTITGAGTSAVTGTGKENIFLGISSGNAITSGDFNTAFGFESLRDNTTGHRNTSIGAYSLADNTIGDRNTSIGYSSLYKLVNGGKNVAIGSHPLYEMTTGNNNVAIGPYALYEITTGNKNIAIGSDAGYYITNGVTPLQTSNRSTFIGNGVRAKANNSVNEIVIGAGAIGKGNNTVIIGKEGSITSTHLGGILHSAGFNKRSKMSGFTYNVGDVVLYDGVFYKRTGSAVTITSTTPTPPSDPNWEDISSDKLRKVGTNNLITKWSGKGSNGTSGGAPGTITGAGTDSVTGTGEKNSFLGISSGNAITSGDFNTAFGFESLRDNTTGHRNTSIGLESLRDNTTGNRNTSIGLESLRDNTTGHRNTSIGAYSLADNTTGDRNTSIGYSSLYQLVNGEKNVGIGSHPLYMMTTGDNNIAIGPYSLHNATTGNRNIAIGNDAGFFIADGLTFLETTNNSIFIGDNAKALADNSLNEIVIGNEAIGKGNNTVIIGKEGSITSTHLGGILHSAGFNKRSKMSGFTYNVGDVVLYDGVFYKRTGSAITIPSTTTNPSSDSNWKDISSDKLLKVGTNNLITKWSGNGSNGTSAGTGEKNTFLGIGSGNAITTSGYNAAFGFESLRDNTTGRKNTSIGAYSLAHNTTGNQNTSTGYASLSRLVNGERNVGIGTHPLYMMTIGNRNTAVGAYALYYATKGDNNTAIGHKAGCFITGGSKFLQTSNNSIFIGDNVKAKADNSINEIVIGYNITGHGNNTVTIGNDDTTDIHLLGNVYAKKTLISSDKRLKSIIGISDKESDLKKLLDIEITDYTMRDTNKMGNQHFKKVIAQQIEGIAPNIVEKNSGVIPSVYEFSKSIETIDNMTSITTKKSHGFSKGDMVKLILDDTQEILVKIKEIKSANAFVVELGDEISPNKIFIYGKQVDDLRSVDYDGLTTLNISATQAVFNRVVDLEKESSVIKDENSILKNENSILKQEVKVLKEGLSNSRKEIKNLINILSKAKILNVKDLKSLTEE; encoded by the coding sequence ATGAAAAAAATAGGTCTTTTATTTATAATGTTTAGCACATATGCATTTCCCCAAGTTTTCCCTGATAAGTTAAGTTATCAAGCTCTAATAAGAGATGATCAAAGCAATGTATTGAGGGATAGTTTTATCAATATACGAATAATATTATTTATCAATGACGCTTCCCTTGGCGAGAAGACCGTATATAGCGAAACTCATAGAGTTAGGACTAACAGTGACGGCATAGCGTCTTTAAAGATAGGCGATGGCGATAAACCTAACGTTTATAAAACTCTCAAATTAACAGATTTAGATTGGGAAATTCCTCATATGATTAAAACAGAATTAGATCTGAATAATAATGGACAATACGATATAAAGAGAAAGGGTAAGCTGCTTAGTGTTCCATATGCTATATATGCTAATACTGCTAGAAAAATTATTGTTGTAAATAATCTAAGTTCTCATAGTAGTGCCGTTCCTCTATCAGCTAATCAGGGTAGAATATTGTCTGAAAGGATACAAACTAAGATCCATAAGAATACAATCGTAGATAATTTAAATAGTAATGATACTAAAAAGGTATTATCAGCAGCACAAGGGAAAGTCCTTAAGTCAGAACTAGGTACTAAATTAAATATATCTGATATAGCAGATAATTTAACCACTAATGATGCCACTAAGGCCTTATCAGCGGCACAAGGGAAAGTCCTTAAGTTAGAACTAGGTACTAAATTAAATATATCTGATATAGCAGATAATTTAACCACTAATGATGCCACTAAGGCCTTATCGGCAGCACAAGGAAAAGTTCTTAAGTTAGAACTAGGTACTAAATTAAATATATCTGATATAGCAGATAATTTAACCACTAATGATGCCACTAAGGCCTTATCGGCAGCACAAGGAAAAGTTCTTAAGTTAGAACTAGGTACTAAATTAAATATATCTGATATAACAGATAATTTAACCACTAATGATGCCACTAAGGCCTTATCATCGAACCAGGGCAGAATATTGTTTGGAATGATACAAACTAAGATTGATAGGAGTAAGATAATAAATAATTTAAATAGCACTAATGCTACAGAGGTATTATCAGCAGCACAAGGAAAAGTTCTTAAGACAGAAATAGGTACTAAATTAAATATATCTGATATAGCAGATAATTTAACCACTAATGATGCCACTAAGGCCTTATCGGCAGCACAAGGCAAAGTTCTTAAGACAGAACTAGGTACTAAATTAAATATATCTGATATAGTAGATGATTTAGTTACTAATGATCCTGCTAAAGCCTTATCAGCAGCTCAGGGGAAGAAATTAAACGAAAAGATAAATAAAAACAATACTCTTATAAAAGACCCAAGAGGCAATCTTATAACTAAATGGTCAGGAAATGGCAGTAATGGAACTAGTGGAGGTATTGGTATAGAAAATACTTTTTTAGGTATAAGGTCTGGTAATGCCATAACCACTGGCGGTTTTAATACGGCTTTTGGTTCTGAAAGTTTGAAAGATAACACTATAGGCACCAGGAATACTTCTATTGGACACGCTTCTTTACACAAATCAATAGATGGAGAAAAAAATGTAGCTATAGGGTCATATACTTTATATAATATGATTACAGGGAATAAAAATATAGCTATAGGAAATGAAGCTGGTTATTATATTGCTAACGGATCAACATTTCTCAGTAGATCAGATAATTCTATTTTCATAGGAGATAATGTTAAAGCGCTAGCAGATAACAGCCTTAATGAGATAGTTATAGGTAATGACGCTATAGGAAAAGGAAATAATACGGTAATCATAGGTAAGGAAGGCAGCATTACATCTACTCATTTAGGGGGTATATTACACAGTGCAGGTTTTAACAAAAGGAGTAAAATGATGAGTGGGTTTACTTATAATGTAGGTGATGTAGTTCTTTACGATGGGGTCTTTTATAAGAGAACTGGATCTGCTATCACTATCCCTAGCACTACCACTAACCCATCTTCTGATTCTAATTGGAAAGACATTAGTTCTGATAAACTGCTAAAAGTAGGGACTGATAATCTCATAACTAAATGGTCAGGAAAGGGCAGTAATGGAACCAATGGAGGTACTCCTGGTACTATTACTGGTGCTGGCACGAGTGCTGTTACTGGTACTGGTAAGGAAAATATTTTTTTAGGTATAAGCTCTGGTAATGCCATAACCTCTGGAGATTTTAATACGGCTTTTGGCTTTGAAAGTTTGAGAGATAATACTACAGGTCATAGGAATACTTCTATTGGCGCATATTCTCTAGCTGATAACACTATAGGTGATAGAAATACTTCAATTGGATACTCTTCTTTATACAAATTAGTAAATGGAGGAAAAAATGTAGCAATAGGCTCACATCCTTTATATGAAATGACTACAGGGAATAATAATGTAGCTATAGGGCCATATGCTTTATATGAAATAACTACAGGGAATAAAAATATAGCTATAGGAAGTGACGCTGGTTATTATATTACTAACGGAGTAACACCTCTCCAGACATCAAATAGATCTACTTTCATAGGAAATGGCGTTAGAGCTAAAGCAAATAACAGCGTTAACGAAATAGTTATAGGGGCTGGTGCTATAGGAAAAGGAAATAATACGGTAATCATAGGTAAGGAAGGTAGTATTACATCTACTCATTTAGGAGGTATATTGCACAGTGCAGGTTTTAACAAAAGAAGTAAAATGAGTGGGTTTACTTATAATGTAGGCGATGTAGTTCTTTACGATGGGGTCTTTTATAAGAGAACTGGATCTGCTGTCACTATCACTAGCACCACCCCTACCCCACCTTCTGATCCTAATTGGGAGGATATTAGTTCTGATAAACTGCGAAAAGTAGGGACTAATAATCTCATAACTAAATGGTCAGGAAAGGGCAGTAATGGAACTAGTGGAGGTGCCCCTGGTACTATTACTGGTGCTGGTACGGATAGTGTTACTGGTACTGGTGAAAAAAATAGTTTTTTAGGTATAAGCTCTGGTAACGCCATAACCTCTGGCGATTTTAATACGGCTTTTGGCTTTGAAAGTTTGAGAGATAATACTACAGGTCATAGGAATACCTCTATTGGCCTTGAAAGTTTGAGAGATAATACTACAGGTAATAGGAATACCTCTATTGGCCTTGAAAGTTTGAGAGATAATACTACAGGTCATAGGAATACTTCTATTGGCGCATATTCTCTAGCTGATAACACTACAGGTGATAGGAATACTTCAATTGGATACTCTTCTTTATACCAATTAGTAAATGGAGAAAAAAATGTAGGAATAGGCTCACATCCTTTATATATGATGACTACAGGGGATAATAATATAGCTATAGGGCCATATTCTTTACATAATGCGACTACAGGGAATAGAAATATAGCTATAGGAAATGATGCTGGTTTTTTTATTGCTGACGGATTAACATTTCTCGAGACAACAAATAATTCTATTTTCATAGGAGATAATGCTAAAGCGCTAGCAGATAACAGCCTTAATGAGATAGTTATAGGTAATGAAGCTATAGGAAAAGGAAATAATACGGTAATCATAGGTAAGGAAGGTAGTATTACATCTACTCATTTAGGAGGTATATTGCACAGTGCAGGTTTTAACAAAAGAAGTAAAATGAGTGGGTTTACTTATAATGTAGGCGATGTAGTTCTTTACGATGGGGTTTTTTATAAGAGAACTGGATCTGCTATCACTATCCCTAGCACTACCACTAACCCATCTTCTGATTCTAATTGGAAAGACATTAGTTCTGATAAACTGCTAAAAGTAGGGACTAATAATCTCATAACTAAATGGTCAGGAAATGGCAGTAATGGAACTAGTGCAGGTACTGGTGAAAAAAATACTTTTTTAGGTATAGGGTCTGGTAATGCCATAACCACTAGCGGTTATAATGCGGCTTTTGGCTTTGAAAGTTTGAGAGATAATACTACAGGCCGTAAGAACACTTCTATTGGCGCATATTCTCTCGCTCATAACACCACAGGCAATCAGAATACTTCAACTGGATACGCTTCTTTATCCCGATTAGTAAATGGAGAAAGAAATGTAGGAATAGGCACACATCCTTTATATATGATGACTATAGGAAATAGAAATACAGCTGTAGGGGCATATGCTTTATATTATGCGACTAAAGGTGATAATAATACAGCTATAGGACATAAAGCTGGTTGTTTTATTACTGGCGGATCAAAATTTCTCCAGACATCAAATAATTCTATTTTCATAGGAGATAATGTTAAAGCGAAAGCAGATAACAGCATTAATGAGATAGTTATAGGTTATAACATTACAGGACATGGGAATAATACTGTAACCATTGGTAATGATGACACTACTGATATTCACTTACTAGGAAATGTTTATGCAAAAAAAACACTAATCTCTTCTGATAAACGTCTCAAGAGCATAATAGGCATTTCAGATAAAGAATCAGACCTTAAAAAACTTTTAGATATAGAAATCACGGATTACACTATGAGAGATACTAACAAAATGGGTAATCAGCATTTTAAAAAAGTAATAGCTCAGCAGATAGAAGGTATAGCTCCAAATATTGTAGAAAAGAATAGTGGTGTGATTCCTAGCGTCTATGAATTTTCGAAATCGATAGAAACTATTGATAATATGACATCAATTACCACAAAAAAATCTCACGGTTTTTCTAAGGGAGACATGGTAAAATTAATTTTGGATGATACGCAAGAGATTTTAGTTAAAATAAAAGAGATAAAAAGTGCTAATGCTTTTGTGGTAGAGTTAGGAGATGAGATATCTCCAAATAAAATATTTATATACGGTAAGCAAGTAGATGATTTAAGATCAGTAGATTACGATGGCCTTACCACTTTGAATATCTCAGCTACTCAAGCTGTTTTCAATCGTGTAGTAGACTTAGAAAAAGAAAGTAGCGTTATTAAAGATGAGAATAGTATTCTTAAAAATGAAAATAGTATTCTTAAACAAGAGGTTAAAGTCCTTAAGGAAGGACTTTCTAATTCTAGAAAAGAGATTAAGAATTTAATTAATATCTTAAGTAAAGCTAAGATTCTAAATGTTAAAGATCTTAAAAGTTTAACAGAAGAATAA
- a CDS encoding transposase: MEVCFDFYVKRGDSSENRIKEVKNMCFSDRLSNHSFLANFFRLMMSSFAYEMFLLLKQKIKKTRFEVAKKWLISSIRTYLLKVGATIKITKRRIYYQLSKSFVYKGLFREIITQ; encoded by the coding sequence ATAGAAGTTTGTTTTGACTTTTATGTTAAAAGAGGTGATTCAAGTGAAAATAGAATAAAAGAAGTTAAAAATATGTGTTTTTCTGATCGTTTGTCAAATCATAGTTTTCTTGCTAATTTTTTTCGACTTATGATGAGTAGTTTTGCCTATGAAATGTTTTTATTACTGAAACAGAAGATAAAGAAAACAAGATTTGAAGTAGCAAAAAAATGGTTAATCAGTTCGATTAGAACCTATCTTCTCAAGGTAGGAGCAACGATTAAAATTACCAAAAGGCGAATCTATTACCAGCTATCTAAATCTTTTGTTTACAAGGGTTTATTTCGGGAAATTATTACCCAGTAA